The stretch of DNA cttgcaacatttgtttaaacagagggaccttaatttgaggcagcgcaggtggcttgggttagtgaaggactatgatattaccatccgggcaaggcaaatgaggttgcggatgccttgagcagaaaggctgagagaatgggtagtttggcattcatttcggcagaggagaggccattggctttggacattcagtccttagctaacagacttgtgaggtttgatatttcagagcccagccgagttcttgcatgtgttgtggctcagtcttcattactTGAGCgaatcaaggctcgtcagtacgatgatccgcacttgttggttcttagagagacggtactatagggtggtgccaaggaggttactattggtgagggtggtgttctgcgactccggggtcgcctatgtgttcctaaagttgatggcttgagggaaagAATTCTAGAGGAGGTgcacaattctcggtattctattcatccaggtgctgcgaagatgtatcgcgatctgaggcagcattattggtggcggcggatgaagaaggacatagttaagTATGTAGCAAGAtgtctaaattaccagcaggtcaagtatgagcaccagaagctaggtggcctactccaacagATGGTTATACTGAAGTGGAagtgggaacgcatcactatggacttcattgttggaTTGTCGTGGACATTGAGGAAgtgtgatgtcgtttgggtcattgttgataggctgaccaagtcgacacactttattccagtggtgacttcttactcttcagagaggttggcccagatttacattcaggagattgttcagttgcatggtgtgtatgtttccatcatatcggatagaggcccttagttcacttcgcatttctaGAGAGTAGTACATATCCAGTTAGGTACCCGAGTAGAGCTCAGTACAGCCTTTCATCTACAGACCGATGGgtagtcggagcggacagtttagattctagaggatatgctcagggcatatgtCATCAACTTCGGAGGGTAGTGGGATAGATTCTTAcccttggccgagtttgcttacaacaccagttatcagtccagcatcgagatggctcaatttgaggctttatatggtcggcgatatcgttcgcccatcggatgatttgagcccggtgaggctaagttatatggcactgatttagtgaatgatgccttggagaaggtaaaggtaaagttgattcaggagaagCTTTGCACGGCacagtccaaacagaagagttacgcggatcataaGGCGTGCGACCTATCATTTACGgagggcgagaaggttctcttgaaagtctcgccgatgaagggtatcatgaggttcggaaagaagagcaagttgagcccaaggtttattggcccatttgaggtgctgAGGCGacttagggaggttgcttatgagcttgccttgcctcccggTGTTCATCCAttcttccatgtgtctatgctctagaggtaccatgccgacaggtcgcacgTATTAGATtacagcacggttcagctagatgagagtctGGTTataaggaggagccagttgccattgttgacaggcatgtacgctagttgaggtccaagaagctTGTTGCGATGAAGGTCCAgtagaggggtcaaccagtcaaggaagcgacttgggagaccgaggaggacatgaggAGAAGATATccgcacttattcagcactccaggtatgattctagactcgttcgaggacgaacgtttgtttaagaggtggagaatataacgacctgattggtcgttttgctttctagatccacattcccctaattaagattccccgtatgtgcttttactattttatgacttgcggggatggttggtttaggtttggaagggttccggttgaaatcggaacacttagttccttaatggtggcctaaggtggccaagtttgacttgagtcaatattttgagtaaacgatctcggaaccgggatttgaaggttccaataggttcataagatgattttggatttaggagtgtgtccggatgttgatttggaggctcgtaggtcatttcggcttgaattggcgaaagttagaaagttaaaggtttggaaggttgagaagtttgaccgggagttgactttattgatatcgtggtcagattttgattccggaagttggaatgggtccgttatgtcatttatgatttgtgtgcaaaatttgaggtcaatcagagttgttttggaaTGATTCGGCGTAGGTTTTGGAAGTCGGatattcatagtttcaataggcttgaattgagttgtgattctTAGAAtatatgttgtttgatgtgattttgggcctCGAGTccattatgtgttttggaacttgttggtatactcgaacagggtctcgggggcctcgggtgagattcgAATCGAAAACGGATTGGAACTTGGACTTGGagagttgttgttgctgctgaagtctggtgtcatcgcacctgggGAGGGTGTGGCCGCAGTTGCGGTGGggtcgtcgcaggtgcgaggtctatGTAGATGGCctaggagcgcaggtgcgaggaatacTAGGCCGTAGATGCGGAAATGGCCAAGGTGGCTTgggggcgcagaagcggactaGGTCCGCAGATGCGTGCGCGCAGGAGCGGAGAAAATCCGCAAAAGCACTttcttttccgcagaagcgaaaatgctggAGGCGGGGGGCTGTTCGCAGATGCGAtctttgggccgcacctgcgcaaccgcagATACGGTcgagtggccgcaggtgcgataatCGCTGGACAGTGAGTGTATTTAATTCGGGACTTAGACTATTTCCCCACACTTTCACTTGGTCTTGGACGACTTTGAGAGCACTTTTGAGGGGATTCTCATCAACATCACGAAGTAACTAAACTCCTCCCGTTTTTtagtccgggtagacttagattccaTCACACCTTTAATTGTACTGTTTATGCATATGTATTATTTGTCTTAGATGAAGGGTACAAATAAAAAGATTCAGGATTTATATATAATCCTACTAAACGACAACACTGTCTCATGACTAAAATATATTCACCGAAATTGTTGAGTATATATCCTGCAATAGGACAATATTATtctataaatataatatatttaattCATCATATCAAAATGTTTTTTTTAACATTTAAATACAATCGCATTACTATTAAATAATTTTCTAGCATAAGCGAATAATGAATTTGGTAGGTGAAATAACCTCTTGTTGTCTTAAAATTAGTTGATGATAAAAGAGTCTACCTTATTTGCATTTCTTTGCTGAAAACATCGTTGCTCAcatttcaaaatttgatttccttctttttttttcaccATTTCCTTCTAACTTTCTATTCtacatttctttcttttttgggttAAAAAAAGGTGATGGTGGATTGGTTGAGGTGGAAGGTGAGAAAATGACGTGGTAGCAGCTAAGTGGAGAAACAGACGGTAAGTAGGGTCCATTTAGCCGCTTTTTAAGATTTTTAAAACAGCTGACGACTTAGGTGGATGTCCTGTTGAGGATAAGTAGCAACAACACACAACCTCGTTTTCTCTCAATTCCTGATTTCCTTCCAATGGAGAAATTTGCTACTCTCAACGCTTCAAACTTGAGATCTGCTTCTCTTTTACCAATTGGGTTTTCTTCGCCATGCCTCAAATCTGCAGTCTTGACTCAACGCTCAAGGGTCCACGTCACAAGGGCTTCCATTGCTGTAGAGCAGCAAACTCAAACTAAGGTTGCTGTCATCAGAGTTGGCACTAGAGGAAGGTACTGTCTATTCTTTACCCAATCAACTATCAGTTAGTTCAATAGTCTCAGCACATTTCGCAATCAGAAATGAAAATGTGGGAAACCAGTTTTGCCAATGACCGTGCATTCGTGAATCGTGGAAGGTCATTCCGTAGTTGGACAAAATGTTGATGTAGTTTCCTTCAACATAATCGTACTGACATTCGCGTCCCTGTAATGCATTGGTGATAGTTGGGCATATTTCAGATTAGTTTTTTTCTAATCCGTTAATGGCTTAGTACCCATGTTTATGCCCAAAGGCGGATCCAAGATATAAACTTAATGGGTTCAAGTTTGTGATTCTATCACAACCTATTTAATTTACGGAGTTCGAAATCAATTATTTATATGTATTTAGTGAATGTTTTAACACATATGCAGAGTTTGAGCCAAAGTTATTGGGTTAGAAACCATACTTTACCCTCTACATCCGCTTATACCTTTGTTAAGCATGTGTTGTATTTAGTTATGATGTCTGCTAGTGTTAGTTAAAATGTAGGCTTTTTAAGGAGATAAGAAATTTTGGGGAAAACAAAAATACATTCCTCTTTGTGAATGCCTATTAGAATTAGATTAATGCTAGTAGACTCTACCCTTTTGTTCTCCTAACTCTTTTCCTCTGGCATATGTGTCCTAGCCAATCTGAATTTTGGTCTGAGGGACAAAAATCTCTTGTGCTTCTCTACTTGATCCCTGAACATATGTGGAAACAACCACGGAATGTATAAGAGCTGAAGAGCACTGTTTGTCTCAACATTGCTTCGGATTAACTCGTCGTTCTTTTTCCTGCTTTCTGTGTGTGGGTGGGAGGTAGGAGGATTAAAATGGACTGCTATATCTATGATGTGTTTTTGCTAAAGCTCTTCCCTTATGGATTATGTACGTACTTGTGTAGGACAGCCCCCTAGCTCTTGCCCAAGCTTATGAGACTCGTGAGAAGCTAATAGCCTCATATCCCGACCTTGCTGAAGAGGGAGCCATTCAAATTGTAATAATAAAGACGACAGGTGATAAGATATTAAGTCAGCCTCTTGCAGACATTGGCGGAAAAGGGCTGTTCACAAAAGAAATAGATGAAGCTCTCATCAATGGGGAAATTGATATTGCTGTCCACTCAATGAAAGATGTGCCCACATATCTTCCGGAGAAGACAATTTTACCATGCAACCTTCCACGTGAAGATGTGAGGGATGTATTCATTTCTTTAACTGCAGGTTCTCTAGCCCAACTTCCATCAGGAAGCACAATTGGTACTGCTTCGCTGAGGAGGAAGTCACAGATTCTCCACCGCTATCCCTCACTCAATGTAAGTCTATTTCATATCACATCAGTCTCTGAAGATGACAAACCAGCTTCTCAGTATGTGTTGATATCAGAAGAAAAAAGTGAACTAAGAAAAACTGTCAAATTTCCTATCAAGTTTCAATCATACTTTATGCTGGTCGTTGTTTCACTCCATCTGGATTGTGTTGATGCATATGCCTTCTTTCAAAGTTAAAACGAGAAAATAAATTGGGAATATGTTATAAAAAGAATATGCGAAAATAAATTCAGGAGTGTTGTGTTGCTTGTTCTGATAGTTAACCTAATATGGGGGTATGTCGGGAGCACTAATTGTTTCCTTGAGAAGGCAAATGTGAAGCCCAAAACTTTCTGTATCTTAATCTCATTTAGATGAACCAAACTTTTGTGGTGAAATTTTTGTTCTGTTTACTTCTAGCCTGTATTGCCTTATTTAGGTTAGTTCTGCtgatcttataagctttactctTTGCTTTTATTAGTTGGAGAAGCAAGGCCAATAATTCTATGTGTATTTTGCCCGTAGGTGCTGGAGAATTTCAGAGGCAATGTTCAGACAAGGTTAAGGAAACTGAATGAGGGGGTAGTTCAAGCAACATTATTGGCATTGGCAGGTCTAAAACGTATGAATATGACGGAAAATGTAACTTCCATTCTCCCTATAGAAGATATGCTACCGGCTGTTGCTCAAGGAGCCATTGGTATTGCCTGCAGAACTGACGACGAGACAATGGTATTAGCACCCTTCTCTGCTACTATACAGATTTCCCCTGCTTCCCCCAGTTGTTCATTTCTCCTCTTTTGAGGACTTTGTTATGCTGTTAGTTAATGGATGCAATTACAGGCCAATTACATTGCCTCATTGAATCATGAGGAAACCAGATTAGCAGTGGCTTGTGAGAGAGCATTTTTGAAGACCTTGGATGGATCTTGTCGAACCCCAATTGCTGGGTATGCCTGTCGAGGTGAAGATGGAGATTGTATTTTCAAAGGATTGGTTGCCTCTCCAGATGGAACTCGAGGTAAACAAAATTGTTATTGACGGAATCCTAAGTAAAGTGACAGTGAGTGTGAATGCTGGGAATGTCTCTTTCCTGGTTACCTATTCCTTTCTAGTTATTTGTTGTATAATCTTTTTTGTCTCCCTCAATTTCAGTTATTGAAACCTCTAGAAAAGGCCCATATACGTTTGAAGAAATGATACGGATGGGCGAAGATGCAGGCAAGGAACTACTCGCAGAAGCAGGTCCAGGATTTTTTGGGAACTGAGTAAAGCTTATCGTTGCCTACGAGTACAGAGATGTCTAATAACAGGGAGAGAGATTGGAAGTTGAAATTTCACCCCTAGGATAGGATTATGAGTTCACTTATCCTTGTAACTGTAATAACGGCAGTAAAATTTGAATACTTTGTATATTAGGGTAGCATTTGAACTCTTTGTATATTAGTGTAGCATTTCCACGTCAATTTAAGTGTTCAGCGGATTGTTATCCGAAGAATGGTGAATGGTTGCAGAGTTGTATGAAAAATTGTACTGACAGATTCTTAGTAATATGGATTGTTAATCACTTTTGAGTAATTTATGCAACTGTTGTAAACTAAGTAAAGCAGATCTAGCTTGAAAGAAAATAGAAATTAGTCGTAGTAATATAATTTAAAAAGCGCTGAAACGCTGATTTTATCTAAGTTGGCTTCTTCATCATGCCACAGGGAATCCAAATCACTCATTGAGAACTGATCATATGAACATTTTTTTCTTGGTTAACTGATACATACTAGTATATGATTACAACGAACAGTTTTCTGTGATCGAACAATGGTGCCAAGAGATGAAAAGAAAACATAGCTACCACAAGTAGCTCGATATTAGTCATATCCTTGAGAACAAAATGAGAATGCTAAGCTATATAATTTCAAAAGAATACTACTTTACTatattattttttgaaatatatTAAACGGAGAAGTGCATTACATAAACTATAAAACAGCCCTCCCTTAACTAGGGAACtagaaaaagatattatgtccAAAAATCTTATCCAGATATTATTTGGGACGAAAATGGGACAAAGATATTAAACAGAGAAGAGATATAGGATGAGATAGATTATTATTTGGTACAAGCAACACTCTTCCCATTTCTCATCTTTTAACGAACCCCATATATTGAAAATGGAAGTACACTCCTGCATTCACCCTCTTCCCTGCACTCCTTCCACCGGAATTTTGGTCTCCGGCAGTCGTACGGAAGCTAAGTTTGCTGCCAATCCCAGAAAGCTTCATTCTTTAACACTGAATTCTTGCAATTATGTCCCATTTTCTTCTAAAGATTACGACTTGGGTAGAAACAGCTCTACAGAATTTTCTAGGATGGCTATTGGTTCGGTATTCCCTATAGCTTCAAGCGTTCCCCCTTTTCTCTTCTATGTGAAGCTACTCCACTATTTGCACTTTTCTAAAGTTACCCGTGCTGTTTGTTTGGttttttttcctcttctttttcttgtATTTGTATAATATTGGCATGAGATTATTTAAATGGAGTAAGTAAGGATTCATATGGCGACCCAATTTATTTGGTactgatattgttgttgttgtgctgtGGTTCTTGTTCTTGTTGTTTTAACTGAAGTCGTACTTGTTGCATTTTGTAGAGCAATTATCCTTTTGGGGTTTTAGAACGTATTATTATAAATTAACATAAAAATATCTGAATTTTACATAGGACCTGTTAATTAGCAATCTCCATTTTTATAATCCTTGCTCTCAACTGTTGGATTTGCCAGCTAAGTCAAAGGATAAGCTTGAGTTTGCAGCTTCCAAGATTCTTTATTCTGGACCCTCCCTTTCCAAAAAGAAACAGGAAAGAATTAACCATATTTCACTGCTTGGGAAATTCAGATTGTAGTCTAGTCCCTAAAATCCAACTTAACTGCCCCTTACAGTGACATTGATTTAGAAAATATGTAGTCCTTGCCTTTATTTGGTCCTGTTGCATAGTTTTATTAGTTAAGACAGGAAGTCCCAATAAAAGTGAGTTAACTGGGTAAAAAGATACAATTAATACTGTAACTTTTTGGAAGAACACAAAAATTGTTCTGGAAACTGAACAACTACCAACAGATTTGAATGCGAGAGGCATGGGATTCGACCCCCCGCATCTCCATCAATAGATTTGACGGAGAGCCtcggagcaacggtaaagttgtccctgtgtgacctataggtcacgggtttgaGCCGTGGAATCAGCCACTAAAGCTTGTGTTAGGGTAGGCTGCCTACATACACCCCTTGGGTACGGCCCTTCCCCAGACCCTGTGTCAATGTGGGATGCTTTGTGCACTGGGCTGCCCTTTTTGGTTCATAAGTCTGTTCTTGAGGCTTGCTGCATGTGTTTTTTTCTGGTAACTCTGTGTTTCATTACGAATGTTTGCTAATGTTTCCGTTTGATGCTGCACTTAACATGAATACTTTTGGTACAGGATGTAAGTGAAGATACAGATGACATGTTTGATGATCTCCTAAAGAAACATGGGAAAGTGGTCTACAGAAGAAATGACCAAAAACCTGCAACTGAGGaggttgatgatgatgctgaaagCCTATCCTGTAAGTTGCTTTAAATTGTTGGAGTACTAAAAATGATAATTTCCATGTTGCCAAAGCAGCTTGAACCTCAATAGTTTTACTTTTCATGTTGCTGAAGCAGCCTGAATCTCTTAGGATATAGTTTTATATGAGGAACATTGATTGATTTTATCTTGTTGCTACGTCTTGTTTTGAGAATATTGAAGAATGTGCTGACAAACTTTAATTTCATAACTCatatttcttttcttgtttttattaatttattatctTCTTAAGGAAGAAGTGTATTCACCCTATGATTGCTGAACTTGCATTGTACCTCCCTATAGTGAATAATAGGCTTGAGTGCCCCCTCTAGTTTACAAACCATTCATTTTACTTGTCTGATCAATCACATACGTGTCTCATTTGTTCTTCCTCCAAAATCTTACTTAGAATTGACACGAACATCTTCCACATCTTTATGTGTAGGAGCTCCATGTATTAAATGTTCATGGACTTCCGTTGCCTCTTCAATCTAAAAGTTGTATTGCCTGAAGGTTTTTCagatagtattatttttattagatCTCTCTAGTATAATTCTAAGTTTTATTATAAACTAATCCTTAAGGTAGTATGTTTAATTGCAATTTGGTTCACAGCTTTTTGCTTAGTATAAGTTTGACTTGTTTTGGTGATGTTTACTGCCAACGTTGCTTAATTTATATTGGCGGTGACCTAAACTATTGATCTCATCATCATAACATAAAATGATACAAGACATAATCATAAAGATCCAAAAAGGAAACCAATTTACTACTCTCAAATTGGTCACAATATGGTGCTTTGAGaagaaaaaaggagagaaaaatGAGAATAAAGAAAGGAGAAGAGATCGATGTTATTTTGAGGTGTGTGCTAAACCAAGCTTTTCCCCTCTTCGCCATGCCCTTACCTGAAATTCATAATGTTCACTGAAGTAATCTTTAAACGAGAATTACAACACATCCTTTGTTCTCGCTACTGCTAAGTATTAAACATACTGCTGCTTTTGGCCTCTTATTCTTTGCGATCTCAATTCTTTTCAGAATCCTTATAGCTTTCTTGCTCTCTATTCCTTTTTTGGTTTATATAGACTCGTGTACGCAATAATTATGTATCTACTCTGGCATTTCCTACTGGCTTTTACCTGTTCTTTTCGCTTCATTGGTGACTTAGTCCTGTCCTGCTTAACAAGAACATTATCAAATGACTAAAGGAAACCGGCGCACTAGAATCTGAGAATGAATGTGATGATTGACTTTACACAGATTTTGACGACAGTGCTATTCCCTCTGTGCAGTTGCAGTGGCTGTGGCTAAAGTTGCAAGTGATGTGAAGGCTGGAGATATAAAGGTTCTCTTTGTCAAGCCTCTAGTATATTGGACTCGGTTTTTCATTATTGCTACTGCATTCTCCCGCCCACAGATTGATGCCATTGGGTATGATATCATATCTTGAGTGTTTTTTTATTTGACATTAACCAGTAGCAGCATAAAATAACCACAATGAGTAAATAAAAAAGAGGATGGCTTTTTGCAATTTTGAATTTTATCTAAATTTGTCATAAAGGACCAGAATAAGAGATATGGCTGAGGTACAATATGGAAGAGTTGCATCTGGAGATTCCAAACCCAACTCGTGGACGCTACTAGACTTTGGTAAGTAATTTGGCACTTTAATGATCCTGCCATTATTCTGTATCACAGCTGAAGAATTTCAGTGCTGAATATGAATCAGCTGTTGTCTCATTCTTCACTCACCGCTGTTTTTCATTTCATACTTAAACAAGTACAGTTATGAGACAATATTATTCTGCACATTAGGACTAGCAGGCAGTAGCTCATTTGGTGACTAACCTACTCCTGCGACTACTTACTGTGACTCTATTGCTTCAAATTGTCTGACATAATTTACTCAAATATAGTGCTTGAACTGTTACGAGGTTAAATGAGCTTGCAAACAATTCAGTATTACTAGGGGGAAGGGGGAAAGGTAAGGTTCAAAACACGGAGATCTCTGTCTCATACAAGAGATAATGAGTTTGAATCTTGTCATACTGCATAGGGGTAGACGGTAGTGCTTATCAAAACTCAGTTTCGTGTATAAAGGTAAACTTCTGGTTTCAACTTGGGCTAGCTATCCCGGGGGCCAAACCTGTTATAGTCAGGCTCATAGAGCATATTATCTCCAAAACTCTAAAAACTGGAGTTTGAGTGTTTTGTTTTGAGAAGGCGGTGCTATATATTATGTGTCCTTTGATATCCCTGCTAGCTCAAtataaagggcagcccggtgcactaagctcccactATACGCGGGGTCTGGAGAATGGCCTGCTAGCTCAATGTATTTTCACTAAATTAAAATTGTGCTTGAAGTCTATATAGAGATCAGGCTTTATCATTTCCGCGTGGCGTTAGTGTTATCCTCTACTGTATTTTGATCCTTTTTCCAGAGAGGAGGAGGCTGTAAAAGGAAATTATAGCAACAGCAGACAATGAAAACTGCTTATATTTATGACGTAATTGCAGTCCTACTATTTGACACTTGCAGTAACCATGTAGTATGCTTTGAAAAGTATTATTGTTGCTGATATGTCACTTCATGTCTCTCTTAATTACAGGTGATGTTGTTGTTCATATATTTCTTCCTCAGCAGCGTGAGTACTACAACCTGGAAGAATTCTATGGCAATGCAGCGCCTATCGAACTACCATTTGAGAACCAACAATTGCGGGGATCTAAAGGTTATTAAAGTCCCAAGATTTTGGCCTCATTGTGATCAACAGAAATTGTTAGCAAATTAAGAGGCAGTTGCAGTGTTCCCCTCATTGCTGACACGAAGCGATTAACATCTTGTAGAAGACAGCTTTTCACTTGCGTTTGCCCTAGAAATATCTAGTGAAGAAAGAGTTTACTTGCATTTTTTCTCTGAATTAAATTGGGTGTCAAAGTTCGGGCTCATTGTCTCATCCTACAAAAGAACCTGGCTCACTCTTTTCCTCCTTTCTTTTTCAACATATATTAGCATTTAGATACATCTGTATTGCCCTTAAGGAAAGGAGAGCCTATGCTATGCAGTTCCAACTCTCCAGTTTTTTCGCTCTAGGTTCACTATTTTACAGTTCGCTGGGGCCTGGGAGTGAAGTTGCGTTCAACAAGCCATGGAAGAGGATAGAGACTTGGCGAGGAAGGCGATTAAAGAAAAAGGCAATGCT from Nicotiana tomentosiformis chromosome 11, ASM39032v3, whole genome shotgun sequence encodes:
- the LOC104097735 gene encoding protein Iojap, chloroplastic → MEVHSCIHPLPCTPSTGILVSGSRTEAKFAANPRKLHSLTLNSCNYVPFSSKDYDLGRNSSTEFSRMAIGSDVSEDTDDMFDDLLKKHGKVVYRRNDQKPATEEVDDDAESLSFAVAVAKVASDVKAGDIKVLFVKPLVYWTRFFIIATAFSRPQIDAIGTRIRDMAEVQYGRVASGDSKPNSWTLLDFGDVVVHIFLPQQREYYNLEEFYGNAAPIELPFENQQLRGSKGY
- the LOC104097736 gene encoding porphobilinogen deaminase, chloroplastic-like; this translates as MEKFATLNASNLRSASLLPIGFSSPCLKSAVLTQRSRVHVTRASIAVEQQTQTKVAVIRVGTRGSPLALAQAYETREKLIASYPDLAEEGAIQIVIIKTTGDKILSQPLADIGGKGLFTKEIDEALINGEIDIAVHSMKDVPTYLPEKTILPCNLPREDVRDVFISLTAGSLAQLPSGSTIGTASLRRKSQILHRYPSLNVLENFRGNVQTRLRKLNEGVVQATLLALAGLKRMNMTENVTSILPIEDMLPAVAQGAIGIACRTDDETMANYIASLNHEETRLAVACERAFLKTLDGSCRTPIAGYACRGEDGDCIFKGLVASPDGTRVIETSRKGPYTFEEMIRMGEDAGKELLAEAGPGFFGN